The following are encoded together in the Raphanus sativus cultivar WK10039 unplaced genomic scaffold, ASM80110v3 Scaffold4126, whole genome shotgun sequence genome:
- the LOC130507170 gene encoding uncharacterized protein LOC130507170 — MESGDDNMDLTEGVYQHIDSTKEIWKALQDMKLGAGSDRWSIHEDARRVFPKDHRTCLVVMGLNPYHQNPAGLKAALPKAWQLTGRVESQINDDGTVNFYFESEHHILMVLEKAPYTYRGWLVALYRWSNRSYPDFLRNIPFKVKILNLPNMYRRPEIVRSIGSKLGQVREVSIIEPTVNRAAEVSVKIDFDIDDPDIFTKEVEIFTNIPPVELGFRYTGLQKFCIICGSLRHEFEVCKDAALLTRRQMELLDTGTNPYLSAEERSSAIRQYLSIRQEGETSRTATGAQTTEEEATVGIITPVGTGARPNAPMDSTTLAGSSVAPEEQGTKRKAPEAANEENERAPKRLVLNQSELEETQGLVVLHKPPPQP; from the coding sequence AGGTGATGATAATATGGATCTGACTGAAGGAGTGTATCAGCATATAGATTCGACAAAAGAAATCTGGAAAGCACTCCAAGATATGAAGTTAGGGGCCGGCAGCGATCGATGGTCGATTCACGAAGACGCTCGTCGGGTCTTCCCCAAGGATCATCGGACCTGTCTGGTGGTTATGGGGCTTAATCCATATCATCAGAATCCAGCGGGGCTTAAGGCTGCTCTACCTAAAGCTTGGCAGCTTACGGGAAGAGTCGAAAGTCAAATCAATGATGATGGAACAGTGAATTTCTATTTTGAGAGTGAACATCATATATTAATGGTCTTGGAGAAGGCTCCTTACACTTACCGTGGTTGGCTAGTGGCTTTGTATAGATGGAGTAATCGAAGCTACCCTGACTTTCTGCGCAATATACCTTTCAAGGTTAAGATTCTTAATCTCCCCAACATGTACCGAAGGCCAGAGATAGTCAGGAGCATAGGATCCAAGCTAGGTCAAGTCAGAGAAGTTTCAATCATAGAACCAACAGTGAATAGAGCTGCAGAAGTTTCAGTGAAGATTGACTTCGACATCGATGACCCGGATATATTCACAAAGGAAGTTGAAATCTTCACTAATATACCGCCTGTTGAGTTGGGCTTCAGGTACACTGGACTTCAGAAATTCTGTATCATTTGTGGAAGCCTCAGGCATGAGTTTGAAGTATGTAAAGATGCGGCTCTACTCACTCGAAGACAGATGGAGTTGTTAGATACTGGTACAAATCCTTATCTATCTGCAGAGGAAAGAAGCTCAGCAATACGCCAGTACTTATCCATTAGACAAGAAGGCGAAACATCCAGAACTGCAACAGGAGCTCAAACTACTGAAGAAGAAGCTACAGTTGGTATTATAACACCAGTAGGAACAGGAGCGAGACCAAATGCACCCATGGACTCCACTACTCTAGCCGGATCCAGTGTTGCACCAGAAGAGCAAGGAACCAAAAGGAAAGCACCTGAAGCAGCTAATGAGGAAAATGAAAGAGCTCCAAAAAGACTTGTGTTGAATCAATCCGAACTTGAAGAAACTCAAGGTTTGGTGGTTCTCCACAAACCACCACCTCAGCCATGA